The sequence below is a genomic window from bacterium.
GATTCTTCGACGTGAAGCACCACTTGGCGCATGCTGCGAGCGCGTTTCGGCTGTCTGGTTTTGACAAGGCGAATATCATCGTTGTGGATGGTCTTGGTGAGCGTTATTCGACGTCGCTTTATGTTGGCGAGGGTAACGTGATCTCCAGGCCGTTTAAGCAGTACACTTACACGCAGTCGCTTGGGGCTATGTATAAGAACATCACGTTCTATCTAGGTTTTGGCTATTTCCAGGAAGGCAAGACGATGGGCCTCTCCGCCTACGGACAGTTCGACGAGAAGTTCGCCAACGTCGTCAATGTTAGCGACGGAGGATACAAGGTTGACCTGAATGCCATCAAGAGGCTGGGGAAATACGCCAGATATGATGGGGAGCTCTTGAAGATTCATAAAGACATCGCGATGACGCTTCAGACCCAGCTTGAGCGCATCGGAGTGGCGCTGGCGAAGACGCTTTACGAGCGGACAGGCTACCGCAATCTCTGCCTCGGCGGGGGCGTAGCTCTCAACTGTTGCATGAACTCGGCGATCTTGAACTCGCCCTACGTTGACCATATCTACGTTCAACCGGCAGCGATGGACAACGGGACGGCGCTTGGGGCGGCGATGGAGGGCTATGCTCGGATGGGCTTTGAGAGCAAATCCCACATGCCGCACGTCTATTGGGGGCCGGAGTTCAAAAACAGCGAGATCGAGGCGGAGATCGTTCGCGCTGGCCTGCGATATCGGAGGTCTGAGGACATCTGCAAGGAGGTTGCGCGGCTCTTGGTTGACCAGAAGATAGTTGGGTGGTTTCAGGGGAGGATGGAGATCGGGCCTCGGGCGTTGGGCGCGCGGAGCATATTGGCGGACCCCAGGTCGCCCGAGATGAAGGATAAGGTGAACGTTATCAAGATGCGTGAGCTTTGGCGTCCGCTTGCGCCCTCGATACTGGAGGAGAGGGTGGGCGAGTGGTTTGAGAACGCCTATCCAAGCCCGTTTATGAACCTGAACCTGTTTTTCAAGGACGCCGTCAAGGACAAGGTCCCCTCCGTTGTGCACACAGATGGCTCCGCGCGCGTTCAGACCGTTAGCAGGCACACAAACCCCCTCTATCACAGGCTGATAGCGGAGTTCGAGGAGCTGACTGGCGTTCCGATAGTGCTCAACACGTCTTTCAACACGAAGGGCGAGCCGATCGTATGCACGCCAGCCGAGGGGCTCAGGACGTTCAAGGTAACGGGTATGGATTATCTGGCCATCGGCGATTTCATCGTTGAGGGAGGCGGATAGAAATGAGAAAGAAGGCCAACAGAAGCGTTCTGACCATGGCGATTACTATGGTCGTGGTTGTCCTGTTCGTCTGGCACTTCAATCGCAGGTTCGAGCAGATCAAGCAAAGGGCCAGGCCCAGCGTTCAGCCGTCTTCAGCGGCAGAACAGGTCGAGAGCCCGGCGCCGAGCTCCGAGCAGGCCAGTCTGACCAAGCCTGGTCAGGCAAAGCGCCCCATACTTGGCTGCTTCTGCGCGGAGTGGCGCTACGGCTGCGACGAGATGAGAGAGCTTCTGGACAAGATGAAGGCTCGGTTCGGCGAGAGGCTTCAGGTTCGCATGATCGACCCAGCTGACGATCCTGATCTGGCCAAACAGTTTAGGATCAACAACTTGCCGACTTTCATTGTGTTCGACGCGCGCGGCAAGCTCGTTCTGCGGAGCGAGGGAGCGATGACGGAGGAGGATCTGCTCGCAGCGCTCGGTCGGGCTGGGCTTGGCGATTGAGGGAATGACCTTGAAAAGCTTATTCATATTCGTTGCCATACTGCTGCTTTCAGTGTGCTCAGTGAACGAGCTCCGGGGTGAAGAGCCGTCCGCGCTCGACGAGAAATCGTGGACGTTCGTCGTTTACATGAGCGCCGACAACAGCCTCTCCAGCACCGCGCCCGTGGACCTCAATGAGATCGAGGGAGCGATCGAATCGGTCGATGCGAATGTGGTAATCCTGATCGACCAATTCAGCAACGCGGACACACGCGCCTACCGGGCGCGATACGATCCTGCCGGACCGCAGAACAGCGCTATTGTCTCGGACGAAGTCCCGCTGGGCGACATCGAAAGCGGCTGGGACGGCCTGACTGAGCTAGACCTCGCCAACCCAGATACATTGCTTGCTTTCTCCAAGTGGGCGGTCGCGAACTACCCGGCCGATCATTTCGGACTTGTCCTTTGGGACCATGGGGACGGCTGGAGGAAGAAGCTCGCTCCGAGCAAACCGCGGAAAGACATCTGCTACGATGGCTATGCCTCTATGGACATGCTGGAGCTCAAGTCCGCGCTCGCAGCACTGAAGCAGGAGACCGGCGTGACCTTCGACCTTGTCGGGATGGACGCCTGCCTGATGGGGATGGTCGAGGTCGCATACCAGATCAAGGACCTGTGTAAGGTGGTGGTGGCCTCCGAAGAAACGGTTCCCTGGGACGGCTGGGACTACGGCTTCCTGAGCGAGATCGAGCCCGGCTCAGACCTCACACCCAAGGAGCTTGCCATGCATATCGTCAACTACTTCTATAACTCGTACACCGACGGCAAGTCAGACCCGGACGACGAATCATACGTGGTGCTCTCCGCTATTGACGAGGCGAAGTTCGACGACGGCTTCCTGTCCTCCCTTGGCAGCCTCGCCCAGCTGCTCATTGGCTCGATGGAGCACAGCAAGAGTAAGGTTTACGATGCCTACCTCTCGAGCTACAGGATGGAAGATTACTGGTATTACGTTGATCTCAAGGACTTCATGCTTGCACTGAGCGCTCAGAACATCTCCGAGGCAATATCTGCCGCGGCGCAGCAGGTTGCCTCGAGGCACGACGACGTAGTCTATTACCACCGCTCTGGGGCGGGCCTTCCTTACTGCTATGGACTATCGATCTACTTCGAGTCGGAAGAATATAGCTACGACGAGCGCTACGACGGTAACCAGGGCTTCCTGGACTTTACTGCCGACACGCTTTGGGATGAGGTCCTGAGGTCTTATTACAACCCTGGCTCGGTGTCGCCGCAGATAGACTTCGAGCTGCTGCCGGACACGGAGGATTTCGACGAGGACATCACACTCAGCTGTTTCATCCACTCCGAGCTGCCTCTTGTAGAGGGGGAGGTCCTGGTCTATTACAGGACAGGGAGTGCGGCTCGGTCCGCTTTTGATTGGACGGCCACCGCTCTGGCGCCCGGCGTCCTGCCCGAACAGTACGTGGCGACTCTCCCCGGTCAGCCTGAGAACACACAGGTCTTTTACTATCTATACGCCGAGAATATCGCCGGAAGCTACTCAACTAGCCCTGCCGACGCTCCCGACCAGGTGCATAGCTTTTGGGTGCGAACCGATTCAGTCCCGCCGTCGATCGAGCACACGCCGCTCGTCAGCCAGCCTGCTGCCCGTGGCTCGTTTCAGGTTACCTGCATCGTTCGCGACAGCGTCGGCGTGGACGAGCAGAGCGTCAAGCTTTACTACCACTATTCCAACGAGGACGACGCTTTTGTCCATCTCACGAAGCAGGGCGACTCGACTTACTACGCGGAGATTCCAGGAGCTGGCCTAGTCCCCGGCGACCGCGTGTCGTATCGCCTCGAGGCATCTGACATCGCCAAGACCCCCAACAGGGCGCTCTTGCCGGAGGCTGGCTACTTCAGTTTCTCGATCATACCCTCGCTGGGCTCAGTGCTCCTAATAGACGATGGTTCAGGTGGCTCTGCCGACATCTTTCTTGACGTGCTCGAGGCCGCTGGATACGTGGTCCACACCCACAACCCAGGCGAGAGCTTGCCCGACCTACCGTTTGACGTTGTGATATATTGCCTCGGCGATGCCTCGGAGCCGCTCCCAGCATATTACGAGGGCCTCGTTGAGTACGTGCTCGGCGGTGGGCGGCTCCTGATCGAGTCGGGGGACCTTGCATGGAGCGCTTGCCAGCAGTACCCGTCCAAGCTCTCTGACCTAAGGCGCTATGTCCTGCACATAGACTCCTGGAAGGCAGACTACGGGGACATACTCATACTCAAAAAGCCCGAGGCGCAGCTTGCGACTGCGCCGAACGTGCTCGAGGCGACGGTCGGATTTCAGGGCGAGTTTCTCGCCACAAGGGACGTATGCGTCCCTGCGGCCGACGGAAACGTGCTCTACGATTGGTCGCGGTATTCCCAGCCGGGCTTGATATACTTCGACGAGGATGGGGACGACACAAACGGAGGCCAGATAGTCTATATGACGTTCGCAATTCCTTACGTTTCAGACGAGCAGGGCGGGCGAGCGCAGTTGATAGAGAACTGCGCCTATTACCTTTCTGACTACGTTCGGGACACCACCCCGCCGGTTCTCGCCGATGTAAACCCCCGTACGGGTGCAACCGTGCCGCCGGACACGAGCATATCGTTTTCAGTAGTTGATGGCGACACTGGTGTTGACCAGAGCACAGTGGAACTCTTGGTCAACGGCTCCGCCGTCTCCACCCAGATCACGCGCCTCGAGAGCGAGCATCGTTTGGCCGTGTCCTATGCCCCGCCCGGTGGCTTTGAGCCGGAGACCTTCTACCAAATCCAGATATCTGCGTGCGATTTCGCCAGCAATTGCCTGACGGACGATACGCACTGGTTTGAGACAAGCACCGCATCCGCCCGTGCGCCAGTGATTCTCGCAGGCGGATTCTTGCAGACGCAGGTGCTGTCCGTCGGCGAGACCCTGAAGGTGGTCGCAATGCCGAAGACGTTTGGCGAGACTAACGCTGTCGAACGTGTTGAGCTTCAGTTTGGGGGAATACATCTGGGCGTGTCTCTGAACGATGATGGTCTCTTGGGAGACGGCGTGGCGGGGGACGGCATATACTCGGCCGAGCTCGAGGTCCCGACAGGGGTTATCGCTGGACAATACGAGCTTCAGATAGTCGTGTGGGACGCTTTGGGTCTATCTAGCGAGCCGTGGCCGGCGCTACATGTTGCGCCGTAGAGGGCCGGCTGGGGCAGTGGAGGCCGAGGCGCAGGAGAAGACGACGGATGACATCGTGAAGACGATCCTGGACAGCATCGAGGTGCCGTAGAGGAGGCTATAAGGTGGAAACAACAGAAAAAATCGTGGACTCATACTGTCGGTATGTGAAGGGCTGGTTCACAATCCCTAATGTCAAGTGCAAGAGCCAATACGAGATTGACCTCCTGGCTGTTGATATCTCCGGTCCGGAGGGGATCAAGCGCTACCACATCGAGTGCGGCGTTTCTATCTCAGGCTCCTATTCAAAGTTGACTGCTAAAGAGTTCTCTCGTGAGGACCTCAAGAAACGCATTCAACAGGCAGGTCAGAGGAGAACAATCGGTTACTTCATTGAGCGGAAATTCGGTCAGCAAGAGGTGCACGACAAATTGAGGGAATACGGTTTCGGCGCCGATCGGCACAACTATCAGAAGGTTATCGTGACCTGGGGCTGGACAGACGACGCGAAGCAAGCGGCTGATCGGGAAGACATCATCTTATGGGATTTCCGCCAAGTATTGAGAGAAATCGCGGCTGCTTTCAAGACGCAGAGGACCTATTTCACTGATGATACCCTTCGCACTATTCAGCTCTTCGCGAAATCGGTCGATGAGGCGCACAAGGCCGGGCGCGCTTGACGTAGCGAGGTCACAGCTATAGACTCTGGGTTGCGATTAGAGCGATTCGCTGACTGCGTGGCTGCATCAGGAAGGACGGCCAAGGTCTAGTCAGATCATTCAGCAAGCGTTAAGGAGATATACCAATGAAGGCGGTCAAGGGCATTTATGAGAATGGGAAAGTCAGGCTATTAGAAAGCATGCCAAGGAAAGAACAAACTGATGTCATGGTCATTTTTTCTGACGAGACTGAGGCGACGGCGCAGCGTGGCGAGATAAGAGCCGATGCCTTGCTGAGGGAACTCGACGCAATAGCGGACAGCATCGAGGGGGAGTTCGACTCGGCTCAGGACGTGCAGAAGATTCGCAGGGAAAGGGCCGATAGTCTGTGAAAGAGCTCTGCATTGACGCCAGCGTTGTAGTCAAGTTGGTTCTCAAGGGGGAGATGCATCGTGCTACAGCACGCCGGCTGTTGAGGGACTGCCTCGTCAACAATATCTCGCTTGTCGCGCCTCATTTGTATGAGTGCGAGGTTGATACAGTTATTCGTAGGCGAGCATACGAGGGGAGGCTTAGTCTTGCCGATGCAAAGAAGGCGCTCGCTGGATTGGACAGGGTGCCTGTTCAGGTTATGGCGCATCCTGACCTTCGTGGATGTGCCCGGGAAATCGCGCTGCGCTTCAATCTGCGCTCTGTTTACGACGCAACGTATGCAGCACTTGCTAAACTACAGGGGTGCCAGTTCTGGACGGCGGACAAGGCTTTCTACGACGCGGTCAAATCAGGATTGCCGTTCGTGAGATACTTGCCTGATTACCAATGATGGACGTGAACTGCTGCGAGCACATCGTCAGCACGCCGGATGTGCTTCGGGGTAAAGGTGGGATTAGGACAACTAGAATCA
It includes:
- a CDS encoding type II toxin-antitoxin system VapC family toxin — its product is MKELCIDASVVVKLVLKGEMHRATARRLLRDCLVNNISLVAPHLYECEVDTVIRRRAYEGRLSLADAKKALAGLDRVPVQVMAHPDLRGCAREIALRFNLRSVYDATYAALAKLQGCQFWTADKAFYDAVKSGLPFVRYLPDYQ
- a CDS encoding clostripain-related cysteine peptidase, coding for MKSLFIFVAILLLSVCSVNELRGEEPSALDEKSWTFVVYMSADNSLSSTAPVDLNEIEGAIESVDANVVILIDQFSNADTRAYRARYDPAGPQNSAIVSDEVPLGDIESGWDGLTELDLANPDTLLAFSKWAVANYPADHFGLVLWDHGDGWRKKLAPSKPRKDICYDGYASMDMLELKSALAALKQETGVTFDLVGMDACLMGMVEVAYQIKDLCKVVVASEETVPWDGWDYGFLSEIEPGSDLTPKELAMHIVNYFYNSYTDGKSDPDDESYVVLSAIDEAKFDDGFLSSLGSLAQLLIGSMEHSKSKVYDAYLSSYRMEDYWYYVDLKDFMLALSAQNISEAISAAAQQVASRHDDVVYYHRSGAGLPYCYGLSIYFESEEYSYDERYDGNQGFLDFTADTLWDEVLRSYYNPGSVSPQIDFELLPDTEDFDEDITLSCFIHSELPLVEGEVLVYYRTGSAARSAFDWTATALAPGVLPEQYVATLPGQPENTQVFYYLYAENIAGSYSTSPADAPDQVHSFWVRTDSVPPSIEHTPLVSQPAARGSFQVTCIVRDSVGVDEQSVKLYYHYSNEDDAFVHLTKQGDSTYYAEIPGAGLVPGDRVSYRLEASDIAKTPNRALLPEAGYFSFSIIPSLGSVLLIDDGSGGSADIFLDVLEAAGYVVHTHNPGESLPDLPFDVVIYCLGDASEPLPAYYEGLVEYVLGGGRLLIESGDLAWSACQQYPSKLSDLRRYVLHIDSWKADYGDILILKKPEAQLATAPNVLEATVGFQGEFLATRDVCVPAADGNVLYDWSRYSQPGLIYFDEDGDDTNGGQIVYMTFAIPYVSDEQGGRAQLIENCAYYLSDYVRDTTPPVLADVNPRTGATVPPDTSISFSVVDGDTGVDQSTVELLVNGSAVSTQITRLESEHRLAVSYAPPGGFEPETFYQIQISACDFASNCLTDDTHWFETSTASARAPVILAGGFLQTQVLSVGETLKVVAMPKTFGETNAVERVELQFGGIHLGVSLNDDGLLGDGVAGDGIYSAELEVPTGVIAGQYELQIVVWDALGLSSEPWPALHVAP
- a CDS encoding carbamoyltransferase C-terminal domain-containing protein, whose protein sequence is MFVLGVNECFHDNSSALVRDGELVCSIEDERLDRIKHTPGLCWGGEPPYGSIDWCLNEAHVKPEEIDAVAYSVDMNAYLALEQLTKSIIFSYKKMSLKNILKLRFGQKDLNAGFLQGLSYGYFVKRKRFLREMRGKFPNARFFDVKHHLAHAASAFRLSGFDKANIIVVDGLGERYSTSLYVGEGNVISRPFKQYTYTQSLGAMYKNITFYLGFGYFQEGKTMGLSAYGQFDEKFANVVNVSDGGYKVDLNAIKRLGKYARYDGELLKIHKDIAMTLQTQLERIGVALAKTLYERTGYRNLCLGGGVALNCCMNSAILNSPYVDHIYVQPAAMDNGTALGAAMEGYARMGFESKSHMPHVYWGPEFKNSEIEAEIVRAGLRYRRSEDICKEVARLLVDQKIVGWFQGRMEIGPRALGARSILADPRSPEMKDKVNVIKMRELWRPLAPSILEERVGEWFENAYPSPFMNLNLFFKDAVKDKVPSVVHTDGSARVQTVSRHTNPLYHRLIAEFEELTGVPIVLNTSFNTKGEPIVCTPAEGLRTFKVTGMDYLAIGDFIVEGGG
- a CDS encoding thioredoxin family protein; amino-acid sequence: MRKKANRSVLTMAITMVVVVLFVWHFNRRFEQIKQRARPSVQPSSAAEQVESPAPSSEQASLTKPGQAKRPILGCFCAEWRYGCDEMRELLDKMKARFGERLQVRMIDPADDPDLAKQFRINNLPTFIVFDARGKLVLRSEGAMTEEDLLAALGRAGLGD